From one Macaca nemestrina isolate mMacNem1 chromosome 5, mMacNem.hap1, whole genome shotgun sequence genomic stretch:
- the DS gene encoding desmoplakin isoform X1: MSCNGGSHPRINTLGRMTRAESGPDLRYEMTSGGGGTSRIYYSRRGVITDQNSDGYCQTGTMSRHQNQNTIQELLQNCSDCLMRAELIVQPELKYGDGMQLTRSRDLDECFAQANDQMEILDGLIREMRQMGQPCDAYQKRLLQLQEQMRALYKAISVPRVRRASSKGGGGYTCQSGSGWDEFTKHVTSECLGWMRQQRAEMDLVAWGVDLASVEQHINSHRSIHNAIGDYRWQLDKIKADLREKSAIYQLEEEYENLLKASFERMDHLRQLQNIIQATSREIMWINDCEEEELLYDWSDKNTNIAQKQEAFSIRMSQLEVKEKELNKLKQESDQLVLNQHPASDKIEAYMDTLQTQWSWILQITKCIDVHLKENAAYFQFFEEAQSTEAYLKGLQDSIRKKYPCDKNMPLQHLLEQIKELEKEREKILEYKRQVQNLVNKSKKIVQLKPRNPDYRSNKPIILRALCDYKQDQKIVHKGDECILKDNNERSKWYVTGPGGVDMLVPSVGLIIPPPNPLAVDLSGKIEQYYEAILALWNQLYINMKSLVSWHYCMIDIEKIRAMTIAKLKTMRQEDYTKTIADLELHYQEFIRNSQGSEMFGDDDKRKIQSQFTDAQKHYQTLVIQLPGHPQHQTVTKTEITHHGTCQDVNHNKVIETNRENDKQETWMLMELQKIRRQIEHCEGRMTLKNLPLADQGSSHHITVKINELKSVQNDSQAIAEVLNQLKDMLANFRGSEKYCYLQNEVFGLFQKLENINGVTDGYLNSLCTVRALLQAILQTEDMLKVYEARLTEEETVCLDLDKVEAYRCGLKKIKNDLNLKKSLLATMKTELQKAQQIHSQTSQQYPLYDLDLGKFSEKVTQLTDRWQRIDKQIDFRLWDLEKQIKQLRNYRDNYQAFCKWLYDAKRRQDSLESMKFGDSNTVMRFLNEQKNLHNEISGKRDKSEEVQKIAELCANSIKDYELQLASYTSGLETLLNIPIKRTMIQSPSGVILQEAADVHARYIELLTRSGDYYRFLSEMLKSLEDLKLKNTKIEVLEEELRLARDANSENCNKNKFLDQNLQKYQAECSQFKTKLASLEELKRQAELDGKSAKQNLDKCYGQIKELNEKITRLTYEIEDEKRRRKSVEDRFDQQKNDYDQLQKARQCEKENLGWQKLESEKAIKEKEYEIERLRVLLQDEGARKREYENELAKVRNHYNEEMSNLRNKYETEINITKTTIKEISMQKEDDSKNLRNQLDRLSRENRDLKDEIVRLNDSILQATEQRRRAEENALQQKACGSEIMQKKQHLEIELKQVMQQRSEDNARHKQSLEEAAKTIQDKNKEIERLKAEFQEEAKRRWEYENELSKVRNNYDEEIISLKNQFETEINITKTTIHQLTMQKEEDTSGYRAQIDNLTRENRSLSEEIKRLKNTLTKTTENLRRVEEDVQQQKATGSEVSQRKQQLEVELRQVTQMRTEESVRYKQSLDDAAKTIQDKNKEIERLKQLIDKETNERKCLEDENARLQRVQYDLQKANSSATESINKLKVQEQELTRLRIDYERVSQERTVKDQDITRFQSSVKDLQLQKQKVEEELNRLKRTASEDSCKRKKLEEELEGMRRSLKEQAIKITNLTQQLEQASIVKKRSEDDLRQQRDVLDGHLREKQRTQEELRRLSCEVEALRRQLLQEQDSVKQAHLRNEHFQKAIEDKSRSLNESKIEIERLQSLTENLTKEHLMLEEELRNLRLEYDDLRRGRSEADSDKNATISELRNQLQISNNRTLELQGLINDLQRERENLRQEIEKFQKQALEASNRIQESKNQCTQVVQERESLLVKIKVLEQDKARLQRLEDELNRAKATLEAETRVKQRLECEKQQIQNDLNQWKTQYSRKEEAIRKIESEREKSEREKNSLRSEIERLQAEIKRIEERCRRKLEDSTRETQSQLETERSRYQREIDKLRQRPYGSHRETQTECEWTVDTSKLVFDGLRKKVTAMQLYECQLIDKTTLDKLLKGKKSVEEVASEIQPFLRGAGSIAGASASPKEKYSLVEAKRKKLISPESTVMLLEAQAATGGIIDPHRNEKLTVDSAIARDLIDFDDRQQIYTAEKAITGFDDPFSGKTVSVSEAIKKNLIDRETGMRLLEAQIASGGVVDPVNSVFLPKDVALARGLIDRDLYRSLNDPRDSQKNFVDPITKKKVSYVQLKERCRIEPHTGLLLLSVQKRSMSFQGIRQPVTVTELVDSGILRPSTVNELESGQISYDEVGERIKDFLQGSSCIAGIYNETTKQKLGIYEAMKIGLVRPGTALELLEAQAATGFIVDPVSNLRLPVEEAYKRGLVGIEFKEKLLSAERAVTGYNDPETGNIISLFQAMNKELIEKGHGIRLLEAQIATGGIIDPKESHRLPVDIAYKRGYFNEELSEILSDPSDDTKGFFDPNTEENLTYLQLKERCIKDEDTGLCLLPLKEKKKQVQTSQKNTLRKRRVVIVDPETNKEMSVQEAYKKGLIDYETFKELCEQECEWEEITITGSDGSTRVVLVDRKTGSQYDIQDAIDKGLVDRKFFDQYRSGSLSLTQFADMISLKNGVGTSSSMGSGVSDDVFSSTRHDSVSKISTISSVRNLTIRSSSFSDTLEESSPIAAIFDTENLEKISITEGIERGIVDSITGQRLLEAQACTGGIIHPTTGQKLSLQDAVSQGVIDQDMATRLKPAQKAFIGFEGVKGKKKMSAAEAVKEKWLPYEAGQRFLEFQYLTGGLVDPEVHGRISTEEAIRKGFIDGRAAQRLQDTSSYAKILTCPKTKLKISYKDAINRSMVEDITGLRLLEAASVSSKGLPSPYNMSSAPGSRSGSRSGSRSGSRSGSRSGSRRGSFDATGNSSYSYSYSFSSSSIGH, from the exons GAATTGAAGTATGGAGATGGAATGCAGCTGACTCGGAGTCGAGACTTGGATGAGTGTTTTGCCCAGGCCAATGACCAGATGGAAATCCTCGACGGCTTGATCAGAGAGATGCGGCAGATGGGCCAGCCCTGTGATGCTTACCAGAAAAG acttcTTCAGCTCCAAGAGCAAATGCGAgccctttataaagccatcagtgTCCCTCGAGTCCGCAGGGCCAGCTCCAAGGGTGGTGGAGGCTACACTTGTCAGAGCGGCTCTGGCTGGGATGAGTTCACCAAGCACGTCACCAGTGAATGTTTGGGGTGGATGAGGCAGCAAAGG GCGGAGATGGACTTGGTGGCCTGGGGCGTGGACCTGGCCTCAGTGGAGCAGCACATCAACAGCCACCGGAGCATCCACAATGCCATCGGCGACTATCGCTGGCAGCTGGACAAAATTAAAGCCGACCTG CGTGAGAAATCTGCCATCTACCAGTTGGAGGAGGAGTATGAAAACCTGCTG AAAGCGTCCTTTGAGAGGATGGATCACCTGCGACAGCTGCAGAACATCATCCAGGCCACGTCCCGGGAGATCATGTGGATCAATGACTGCgaggaggaggagctgctgtACGACTGGAGCGACAAGAACACCAACATCGCTCAGAAACAGGAGGCCTTCTCC ATACGCATGAGTCAACTGGAAGTTAAAGAAAAAGAGCTCAATAAGCTGAAACAAGAAAGTGACCAACTTGTCCTCAATCAGCATCCAGCTTCAGACAAAATTGAG GCCTATATGGACACTCTGCAGACGCAGTGGAGCTGGATTCTTCAGATCACCAAGTGCATTGATGTTCATCTGAAAGAAAATGCTGCCTACTTTCAG TTTTTTGAAGAGGCCCAGTCGACGGAAGCATACCTGAAGGGGCTTCAGGACTCCATCAGGAAGAAGTACCCCTGCGACAAGAACATGCCCCTGCAGCACCTGCTGGAACAGATCAAGGAGCTGGAG AAAGAACGAGAGAAAATCCTTGAATACAAGCGTCAGGTGCAGAACTTGGTAAACAAGTCTAAGAAGATTGTACAGCTGAAGCCTCGTAACCCAGACTACAGAAGCAATAAACCCATTATTCTCAGGGCTCTCTGTGACTACAAACAAGACCAG AAAATCGTGCATAAGGGGGATGAGTGTATCCTGAAGGACAACAATGAGCGCAGCAAGTGGTACGTGACGGGCCCGGGAGGTGTTGACATGCTCGTTCCCTCCGTGGGGCTGATCATCCCTCCTCCGAACCCACTGGCCGTGGACCTCTCTGGCAA GATTGAGCAGTACTACGAAGCCATCTTGGCTCTGTGGAACCAACTCTACATCAACATGAAGAGCCTGGTGTCCTGGCACTACTGCATGATTGACATAGAGAAGATCAGGGCCATGACGATCGCCAAG CTGAAAACAATGCGGCAGGAAGATTACACGAAGACGATAGCTGACCTTGAGTTACATTACCAAGAGTTCATCAGAAATAGCCAAGGCTCGGAGATGTTTGGAGATGATGACAAACGGAAAATACAGTCTCAGTTCACCGATGCCCAGAAGCATTACCAGACCCTGGTCATTCAGCTCCCTGGCCACCCCCAGCACCAGACAG TGACCAAAACTGAAATCACTCATCATGGAACCTGCCAAGATGTCAATCATAATAAAGTAATTGAAACCAACAGAGAAAATGACAAGCAAGAAACATGGATGCTGATGGAGCTGCAGAAGATTCGCAGGCAGATAGAGCACTGCGAGGGCAGGATGACTCTCAAAAACCTCCCTCTAGCAGACCAGGGGTCTTCACACCACATCACAGTGAAAATTAATGAGCTTAAG AGTGTGCAGAATGATTCACAAGCAATTGCTGAGGTTCTCAACCAGCTTAAAGATATGCTTGCCAACTTCAGAGGTTCTGAAAAGTACTGCTATTTACAGAATGAAGTATTTGGACTATTTCAGAAACTGGAAAATATCAATGGTGTTACAGATGGCTACTTAAATAG CTTATGCACAGTAAGGGCACTGCTCCAGGCTATTCTCCAAACAGAAGACATGTTAAAGGTTTATGAAGCCAGGCTCACTGAGGAGGAAACTGTCTGTCTGGACCTGGATAAAGTGGAAGCTTACCGCTGTGGACTGAAG aaaataaaaaatgacttgaACTTGAAGAAGTCGTTGTTGGCCACCATGAAGACAGAACTACAGAAAGCCCAGCAGATCCACTCTCAGACTTCACAGCAGTATCCGCTTTATGACCTGGACCTGGGCAAGTTCAGTGAAAAAGTCACACAGCTGACAGACCGCTGGCAAAGGATAGACAAACAGATCGACTTCAG ATTATGGGACTTGGAGAAACAAATCAAGCAATTGAGGAATTATCGTGATAACTATCAGGCCTTCTGCAAGTGGCTCTATGATGCTAAACGCCGTCAGGATTCCTTAGAATCCATGAAATTTGGAGATTCCAACACAGTCATGCGGTTTTTGAATGAGCAGAAG AACTTGCACAATGAAATATCTGGCAAACGAGACAAATCAGAGGAAGTACAAAAAATTGCTGAACTTTGTGCAAATTCAATTAAG GATTATGAGCTGCAGCTGGCCTCATATACCTCCGGACTGGAAACTCTGCTGAACATACCTATCAAGAGGACCATGATACAGTCCCCTTCTGGGGTGATTCTGCAAGAG GCGGCAGATGTTCATGCTCGGTACATTGAACTACTTACAAGATCTGGAGACTATTACAGGTTCTTAAGTGAGATGCTGAAGAGTCTGGAAGATCTGAAG CTGAAAAATACCAAGATCGAAGTTTTGGAAGAAGAGCTCAGACTGGCCCGAGATGCCAACTCGGAAAACTGTAATAAGAACAAATTCCTGGACCAGAACCTGCAGAAATACCAGGCAGAGTGTTCCCAGTTCAAAACGAAGCTTGCGAGCCTGGAGGAGCTGAAGAGACAGGCCGAGCTGGACGGGAAGTCGGCTAAGCAAAATCTAGACAAGTGCTACGGCCAAATAAAAGAACTCAATGAGAAGATCACCCGACTGACTTATGAGATTGAAgatgaaaagagaagaagaaaatctgTGGAAGACAGATTTGACCAACAGAAGAATGACTATGACCAACTGCAGAAAGCAAGGCAATGTGAAAAGGAGAACCTTGGTTGGCAGAAGTTAGAGTCTGAGAAAGCCATCAAGGAGAAGGAGTACGAGATCGAAAGGCTGAGGGTTCTTCTGCAGGACGAAGGCGCCCGGAAGAGAGAATATGAAAATGAGCTGGCAAAGGTAAGAAACCACTATAATGAGGAGATGAGTAATTTAAGGAACAAGTATGAAACAGAGATTAACATTACGAAGACCACCATCAAGGAGATATCCATGCAAAAAGAGGATGATTCCAAAAATCTTAGAAACCAGCTTGATAGACTCTCAAGGGAAAATCGAGATCTGAAGGATGAAATTGTCAGGCTCAATGACAGCATCTTGCAGGCCACTGAGCAGCGAAGGCGAGCTGAAGAAAATGCCCTTCAGCAAAAGGCCTGTGGCTCTGAGATAATGCAGAAGAAGCAGCATCTGGAGATAGAGCTGAAGCAGGTCATGCAGCAGCGCTCTGAGGACAATGCCCGGCACAAGCAGTCCCTGGAGGAGGCTGCCAAGACCATTCAGGACAAAAATAAGGAGATCGAGAGACTCAAAGCTGAGTTTCAGGAGGAGGCCAAGCGCCGCTGGGAATATGAAAATGAACTGAGTAAGGTAAGAAACAATTACGATGAGGAGATCATTAGCTTAAAAAATCAGTTCGAGACCGAGATCAACATCACCAAGACCACCATCCACCAGCTCACCATGCAGAAGGAAGAGGATACCAGTGGCTACCGGGCTCAGATAGACAATCTCACCCGTGAAAACAGGAGCTTATCTGAAGAAATAAAGAGGCTGAAGAACACTCTAACCAAGACCACAGAGAATCTCAGGAGGGTGGAAGAAGATGTCCAACAGCAAAAGGCCACTGGCTCTGAGGTGTCTCAGAGGAAACAGCAGCTGGAGGTTGAGCTGAGACAAGTCACTCAGATGCGAACAGAGGAGAGTGTAAGATACAAGCAATCTCTTGATGATGCTGCCAAAACCATCCAGGATAAAAACAAGGAGATAGAAAGGTTAAAACAACTGATCGACAAAGAAACAAATGAGCGGAAATGCCTGGAAGATGAAAACGCGAGATTACAAAGGGTCCAGTATGACCTGCAGAAAGCAAACAGTAGTGCAACAGAGTCAATAAACAAACTGAAGGTTCAGGAGCAAGAACTGACACGCCTGAGAATCGACTATGAAAGGGTTTCCCAGGAGAGGACTGTGAAGGACCAGGACATCACGCGGTTCCAGAGCTCTGTGAAAGACCTGCAGTTGCAGAAGCAGAAGGTGGAAGAGGAGCTGAATCGGCTGAAGAGGACGGCGTCAGAAGACTCCTGCAAGAGGAAGAAGCTGGAGGAAGAGCTGGAAGGCATGAGGAGGTCGCTGAAGGAGCAAGCCATCAAAATCACCAACCTGACCCAGCAGCTGGAGCAGGCGTCCATTGTTAAGAAGAGGAGCGAGGATGACCTCCGGCAGCAGAGGGACGTGCTGGATGGCCACCTGAGGGAAAAGCAGAGGACCCAGGAAGAGCTGAGGAGGCTCTCCTGTGAGGTCGAGGCCCTGAGGCGGCAGTTACTCCAGGAACAGGACAGTGTCAAACAAGCTCACTTGAGGAATGAGCATTTCCAGAAGGCGATAGAAGATAAAAGCAGAAGcttaaatgaaagcaaaatagaaaTTGAGAGGCTGCAGTCTCTCACAGAGAACCTGACCAAGGAGCACTTGATGTTGGAAGAAGAACTGCGGAACTTGAGGCTGGAGTACGATGACCTGAGGAGGGGACGAAGCGAAGCGGACAGTGATAAAAATGCAACCATCTCGGAACTAAGGAACCAGCTGCAGATCAGCAACAACCGGACCCTGGAACTGCAGGGGCTGATTAATGATttacagagagagagggaaaatttGAGACAGGAAATTGAGAAATTCCAAAAGCAGGCTTTAGAG GCATCTAATAGGATTCAGGAATCAAAGAATCAGTGCACTCAGGTGGTGCAGGAAAGAGAGAGCCTTCTGGTGAAAATCAAAGTCCTGGAGCAAGACAAGGCAaggctgcagaggctggaggatgaGCTGAATCGTGCAAAAGCAACTCTAGAGGCAGAAACCAGGGTGAAACAGCGCCTGGAGTGTGAGAAACAGCAAATTCAGAATGACCTGAATCAGTGGAAGACTCAATATTCCCGCAAGGAGGAGGCTATTAGGAAGATagaatcagaaagagaaaagagtgagagagagaagaacagtcttaggagTGAGATCGAAAGACTCCAAGCAGAGATCAAGAGAATTGAAGAGAGGTGCAGGCGTAAGCTGGAGGATTCTACCAGGGAGACACAGTCACAGTTAGAAACAGAACGCTCCCGATATCAGAGGGAGATCGATAAACTCAGACAGCGCCCATATGGGTCCCATCGGGAGACCCAGACTGAGTGTGAGTGGACCGTTGACACCTCCAAGCTGGTGTTTGATGGGCTGAGGAAGAAGGTGACAGCAATGCAGCTCTATGAGTGTCAGCTCATCGACAAAACAACCTTGGACAAACTACTGAAGGGGAAGAAGTCAGTGGAAGAAGTTGCTTCTGAAATCCAGCCATTCCTTCGGGGTGCAGGATCTATCGCTGGAGCATCTGCTTCTCCTAAGGAAAAGTACTCTTTGGTAGaggccaagagaaagaaattaatcaGCCCAGAATCCACAGTCATGCTTCTGGAGGCCCAGGCAGCTACAGGTGGTATAATTGATCCCCATCGGAATGAGAAGCTGACTGTCGACAGTGCCATAGCTCGGGACCTCATTGACTTTGATGACCGCCAGCAGATATATACAGCAGAGAAAGCTATCACTGGTTTTGACGATCCATTTTCAGGCAAGACAGTATCTGTTTCGGAAGCCATCAAGAAAAATTTGATTGATAGAGAAACTGGAATGCGCCTGCTGGAAGCCCAGATTGCTTCAGGGGGTGTAGTAGACCCTGTGAACAGTGTCTTTTTGCCAAAAGATGTCGCCTTGGCCCGGGGGCTGATTGATAGAGATTTGTATCGATCCCTGAATGATCCCCGAGATAGTCAGAAAAACTTTGTGGATCCAATCACCAAAAAGAAGGTCAGTTATGTGCAGCTGAAGGAACGGTGTAGAATCGAACCACATACTGGTCTGCTCTTGCTTTCAGTACAGAAGAGAAGCATGTCCTTCCAAGGAATCAGACAACCTGTGACCGTCACTGAGCTAGTAGATTCTGGTATATTGAGACCGTCCACTGTCAATGAACTGGAGTCTGGTCAGATTTCTTATGACGAGGTTGGTGAGAGAATTAAGGActtcctccagggttcaagctgcATAGCAGGCATATACAATGAGACCACAAAACAGAAGCTTGGCATTTATGAGGCCATGAAAATTGGCTTAGTCCGACCCGGTACTGCTCTGGAGTTACTGGAAGCCCAAGCAGCTACTGGCTTTATAGTGGATCCTGTTAGCAACTTGAGGTTACCAGTGGAGGAAGCCTACAAGAGAGGTCTGGTGGGCATTGAGTTCAAAGAGAAGCTCCTGTCTGCGGAACGAGCTGTCACTGGGTATAATGATCCTGAAACAGGAAACATCATCTCTTTGTTTCAAGCCATGAATAAGGAACTCATCGAAAAGGGCCATGGTATTCGCTTATTAGAAGCACAGATTGCAACCGGGGGTATCATTGACCCAAAGGAGAGCCATCGTTTACCAGTTGACATAGCATATAAGAGGGGCTATTTCAATGAGGAACTCAGTGAGATTCTCTCAGATCCAAGTGATGATACCAAAGGATTTTTTGACCCCAACACTGAAGAAAATCTTACCTATCTGCAACTAAAAGAAAGATGCATTAAGGATGAGGATACAGGGCTCTGTCTTCTGcctctgaaagaaaagaagaaacaggtgCAGACGTCACAAAAGAATACCCTCAGGAAGCGTAGAGTGGTCATAGTTGACCCAGAAACCaataaagaaatgtctgttcaggagGCCTACAAGAAGGGCCTAATTGATTATGAAACCTTCAAAGAACTGTGTGAGCAGGAATGTGAATGGGAAGAAATAACCATCACGGGATCAGATGGCTCCACCAGGGTGGTCCTGGTAGACAGAAAGACAGGCAGTCAGTATGATATTCAAGATGCTATTGACAAGGGCCTTGTTGACAGGAAGTTCTTTGATCAGTACCGATCCggcagcctcagcctcactcAATTTGCTGACATGATCTCCTTGAAAAATGGTGTTGGCACCAGCAGCAGCATGGGCAGTGGTGTCAGCGATGATGTTTTTAGCAGCACCCGCCATGATTCAGTAAGTAAGATTTCCACCATATCCAGCGTCAGGAATTTAACCATAAGGAGCAGCTCTTTTTCCGACACCCTGGAAGAATCGAGCCCCATTGCAGCCATCTTTGACACAGAAAACCTGGAGAAAATCTCCATTACAGAAGGTATAGAGCGGGGCATCGTCGACAGCATCACCGGTCAGAGGCTTCTGGAGGCTCAGGCCTGCACAGGCGGCATCATCCACCCAACCACGGGCCAGAAGCTGTCACTTCAGGATGCAGTCTCCCAGGGTGTGATTGACCAAGACATGGCCACCAGGCTGAAGCCTGCTCAGAAAGCCTTCATAGGCTTTGAGGGTgtaaagggaaagaagaagatGTCGGCGGCAGAGGCAGTGAAAGAAAAATGGCTCCCGTACGAGGCTGGCCAGCGCTTCCTGGAGTTCCAGTACCTCACGGGAGGTCTTGTTGACCCGGAAGTGCATGGGAGGATAAGCACAGAAGAAGCCATCCGGAAGGGTTTCATTGATGGCCGCGCCGCACAGAGGCTGCAAGACACCAGCAGCTATGCCAAAATCCTGACATGCCCcaaaaccaaattaaaaatatCCTATAAGGATGCCATAAATCGCTCCATGGTAGAAGATATCACTGGGCTGCGCCTTCTGGAAGCCGCCTCCGTGTCGTCCAAGGGCTTACCCAGCCCTTACAACATGTCTTCGGCTCCGGGCTCCCGCTCCGGCTCCCGCTCTGGATCCCGCTCCGGATCTCGCTCCGGGTCCCGCAGTGGGTCCCGGAGAGGAAGCTTTGACGCCACAGGGAATTCTTCCTACTCTTACTCCTACTCATTTAGCAGTAGTTCTATTGGGCACTAG